A single region of the Bos mutus isolate GX-2022 chromosome 24, NWIPB_WYAK_1.1, whole genome shotgun sequence genome encodes:
- the AKAIN1 gene encoding A-kinase anchor protein inhibitor 1, giving the protein MVFAPGEKPGSEPEEAKLQTTSRQIVQNAILRAVQQVSRESQSRRRDARAGDTARGSLRPGTGESTKKHEK; this is encoded by the coding sequence GTGAGAAGCCTGGAAGTGAGCCTGAAGAGGCGAAGCTGCAGACCACCAGCAGACAGATCGTGCAGAATGCCATCCTTCGGGCCGTGCAGCAGGTCTCCCGGGAGAGCCAGAGCCGGAGGAGGGACGCCAGGGCCGGCGACACCGCCCGGGGCAGCCTCCGGCCGGGCACGGGGGAATCGACCAAGAAGCACGAGAAGTAA